A single window of Leclercia adecarboxylata DNA harbors:
- a CDS encoding helix-turn-helix domain-containing protein codes for MTAQGADVAQVSLAVANRIRNWRKEKKLSLDELSRRAGVSKGMLVEIEKGAANPSIAILCKLAAALGVSVADIVNVASEPQVHIIEEAAIPVLWQGEKGGSARLLAGTAGPDMIELWRWEMQPGENFSSPGHPAGTFELLHVEAGVLTLKIEQSITQVNAGASAVAKTEAAHSYANEGKSVLRFTMTVAEFHR; via the coding sequence ATGACTGCGCAGGGCGCAGATGTGGCCCAGGTAAGCCTGGCGGTCGCGAACCGTATCCGCAACTGGCGGAAAGAGAAAAAGCTGTCGCTGGATGAGCTCTCGCGTCGCGCCGGCGTCAGCAAGGGGATGCTGGTGGAGATCGAAAAAGGGGCCGCCAACCCCAGCATTGCGATCCTCTGCAAACTGGCGGCGGCGCTGGGCGTGTCGGTGGCCGATATCGTTAACGTCGCCAGCGAGCCGCAGGTGCACATTATTGAGGAAGCGGCGATCCCGGTGCTCTGGCAGGGCGAGAAGGGCGGCAGCGCCCGATTGCTGGCAGGCACCGCTGGCCCGGATATGATTGAACTCTGGCGCTGGGAGATGCAGCCCGGGGAGAATTTTAGCTCGCCCGGTCATCCGGCAGGCACCTTTGAACTGCTTCATGTCGAGGCGGGGGTATTAACGCTGAAGATTGAACAGAGCATCACGCAGGTGAACGCTGGCGCGTCGGCGGTAGCGAAAACCGAAGCGGCGCACAGCTATGCGAATGAAGGGAAGAGCGTGCTGCGGTTCACCATGACGGTGGCGGAGTTTCACCGTTAA